In Turicibacter sanguinis, a genomic segment contains:
- a CDS encoding YutD family protein produces MKKVSRYRYKLVKSHLVEFEEELFYQKLTEILEKYDVIVGDFSGGQLRLKGFYYNERKNVPLELKCITIPEYLTEYCVYGCPYYVLEKITVQPETATE; encoded by the coding sequence GTGAAAAAAGTGAGCCGATATCGTTATAAATTAGTGAAATCCCATCTAGTGGAATTTGAAGAAGAATTATTTTATCAAAAATTAACTGAAATTTTAGAAAAATACGATGTAATTGTGGGGGATTTTTCAGGAGGCCAATTACGTTTAAAAGGCTTCTATTATAACGAGCGCAAAAATGTTCCACTGGAATTAAAATGTATCACGATTCCAGAATATTTAACAGAATATTGCGTTTATGGATGCCCCTATTATGTATTAGAAAAAATCACCGTTCAACCTGAAACTGCAACTGAATAA
- the dapF gene encoding diaminopimelate epimerase, translating into MATFFFTKLSTLGNNYLIINLLEQPKSNMDWSQLALKITDASTGILSDGIIILTPSDIADVKMMIYNKDGSRAKTCGNGLRLIGRYLMEIDRFNQDQILVETDANISTLTHDKDVITVDLGLAHMLTEPYEPLSLKSDVTKYCKEIETSFGIWMVDMISMGNPHFIIYTDEDHHTFYEEMGRLSKRYDVNVGMLTVINDHELKLTTYERGAGFTGACGTNTAAAVASAVVRRQVLPNEIIKVYLPGGILEVKWDLNDHLLASGKTTKVCCGTYFDED; encoded by the coding sequence TTGGCTACCTTTTTTTTTACTAAGCTATCTACACTAGGTAATAACTACCTCATTATCAACCTGCTAGAACAACCTAAAAGTAATATGGACTGGTCACAATTAGCACTTAAAATAACGGATGCAAGTACCGGAATTTTATCGGACGGTATCATCATTTTAACCCCCTCTGATATAGCAGATGTAAAAATGATGATTTATAATAAAGATGGATCTAGAGCTAAAACATGCGGAAATGGATTACGGCTCATAGGTCGATATTTAATGGAAATTGACCGTTTTAATCAAGATCAAATCTTAGTCGAAACAGATGCTAATATTTCCACGTTAACACATGATAAAGATGTCATCACAGTAGACTTAGGACTTGCACATATGTTAACTGAACCTTATGAACCACTGAGCCTTAAAAGTGATGTCACAAAGTATTGTAAAGAAATTGAAACATCATTCGGCATTTGGATGGTGGATATGATTTCGATGGGAAATCCTCATTTTATTATATACACGGATGAAGATCATCATACCTTTTACGAGGAAATGGGGCGCTTATCAAAGCGTTACGATGTCAATGTTGGAATGTTAACTGTCATAAATGATCACGAATTAAAATTAACAACTTATGAGCGTGGAGCTGGTTTTACAGGCGCGTGTGGAACGAATACGGCTGCTGCGGTTGCGAGTGCCGTTGTTAGACGACAAGTGCTTCCTAATGAAATCATCAAGGTGTACTTACCTGGTGGAATTTTAGAAGTTAAGTGGGATTTAAACGATCATCTTTTGGCATCAGGAAAAACAACGAAGGTCTGCTGTGGAACTTATTTTGATGAAGACTAA
- a CDS encoding TIGR01457 family HAD-type hydrolase has protein sequence MYKGYLIDLDGTAYRGCEVINETLQFVKKLHEKQIPYLFLTNNSSKTPDMVADVLQKHGYPVTKEQIYTPSMATAQYIYEQNPNAKVYMIGEIGLETALLEKGLTLTSEQPDYVVIGLDRDINYEKYGLACLGIRQGATFISTNGDVAIPTERGLMPGNGALTSVITVSTGVDPIFIGKPERIIMEKALEMIKVPRQEVAMIGDNYFTDILAGINANIPTIYIEGGVSLREEVMSYDAKPTHILKDLSEFNI, from the coding sequence ATGTATAAAGGATATTTAATCGACTTAGATGGAACAGCTTACCGAGGATGTGAGGTCATAAACGAAACGTTACAATTTGTAAAAAAACTTCATGAAAAGCAAATTCCGTATTTATTTTTAACAAATAACAGTTCTAAAACACCAGACATGGTGGCAGACGTCTTACAAAAACATGGTTATCCTGTCACAAAAGAGCAGATTTACACACCATCTATGGCAACGGCTCAATATATTTATGAGCAAAATCCAAATGCCAAGGTTTATATGATTGGTGAAATTGGTCTTGAAACAGCTTTGCTTGAAAAAGGACTGACGTTAACATCTGAGCAACCAGACTATGTTGTTATTGGACTTGATCGTGACATTAACTATGAAAAGTATGGATTAGCTTGTCTTGGAATTCGACAAGGGGCAACCTTCATTTCAACGAATGGCGATGTTGCCATTCCAACTGAGCGTGGATTGATGCCAGGTAATGGTGCCTTAACATCTGTTATTACCGTTTCTACGGGTGTTGATCCTATTTTTATTGGGAAGCCAGAGCGTATCATCATGGAAAAAGCCCTTGAGATGATTAAGGTTCCAAGGCAAGAAGTGGCCATGATTGGTGATAACTATTTTACAGACATTTTAGCTGGAATTAATGCTAATATTCCAACCATCTATATTGAAGGGGGCGTTTCACTTCGTGAAGAAGTCATGAGTTACGACGCTAAGCCAACCCATATTTTAAAAGACCTATCAGAATTTAATATTTAA
- the yunB gene encoding sporulation protein YunB: MRRRRRRKRYYINLKKWRRIGIAVLVGWGIYVSLTFMYQNLYPVVMTYAKAQTTNIATLIIKEGIAQSELVNFKIDEVIKFKENDEGLVSSIIVNTPVLNRLLVSTTQQIEEKLLLVESGDLTELGLDAIYGGPYEDGVLINIPWAAAFNLSLFHDIGPSFPVSVKLNGSTVTDIVTEVKPYGINNALLEILLKVDVKLEVLLPFKSDEVTVSVSSPLVLKMITGQTPQYYYIGNSSASPMNPISGSTDTSSSNSNTQTPVPNPSPEQSVAEGMENLLLE, from the coding sequence ATGAGGCGACGTCGAAGAAGAAAACGATATTATATTAATCTAAAAAAATGGAGAAGAATAGGCATCGCGGTTTTAGTTGGATGGGGAATTTATGTTAGTTTAACCTTTATGTATCAGAATCTATATCCCGTTGTCATGACTTATGCGAAGGCTCAAACGACAAATATCGCCACCTTAATTATTAAGGAAGGCATTGCGCAAAGCGAACTCGTCAACTTCAAAATAGATGAAGTCATTAAATTTAAAGAAAATGATGAGGGACTCGTCAGTAGCATCATCGTCAATACACCTGTTTTGAATCGCTTGCTCGTTTCAACTACCCAGCAAATAGAAGAGAAATTACTGCTCGTGGAGAGTGGTGACTTAACTGAACTTGGTTTGGATGCTATCTATGGGGGACCTTATGAAGATGGCGTCTTGATTAATATTCCATGGGCGGCGGCCTTTAATTTGTCGCTGTTTCATGATATTGGTCCAAGTTTTCCGGTGAGTGTTAAGCTAAATGGAAGTACTGTAACTGACATTGTAACAGAAGTTAAACCATACGGAATCAATAATGCCTTACTTGAAATTTTATTAAAAGTAGATGTCAAATTAGAGGTCTTATTACCGTTTAAATCGGATGAAGTCACTGTCTCAGTTTCAAGTCCACTGGTATTAAAAATGATTACGGGACAAACACCACAATACTATTACATTGGAAATAGTTCGGCATCACCAATGAATCCAATTTCGGGTAGTACAGATACTTCATCTAGCAACTCAAATACGCAAACACCAGTACCAAATCCATCACCTGAACAAAGTGTAGCAGAGGGAATGGAAAACCTTTTATTAGAATAA
- a CDS encoding phosphatidylglycerophosphatase A family protein codes for MDQKQLTDLTIQRIKDRGVTLEQIAELTHFLQVSYCKELTLEECLENVKAVLGKREVQNAVLTGIRLDELAEMKLLEGPLQEMVDTDYSLYGIDEILAFSILNVYGSIGFTNYGYIDKLKPGILGEIDAKGKGEGCCQTFMDDLIGAIAAAAASRIAHRRVGKAEVE; via the coding sequence ATGGATCAAAAACAATTAACAGATTTAACTATTCAAAGAATTAAAGATAGAGGCGTTACATTAGAACAAATTGCAGAGCTTACACACTTTTTACAAGTCTCTTACTGTAAAGAATTAACATTAGAAGAATGTCTTGAAAATGTTAAGGCTGTTTTAGGAAAACGTGAAGTTCAAAACGCTGTTTTAACAGGAATTCGTCTAGATGAATTAGCAGAGATGAAATTATTAGAAGGACCGCTACAAGAAATGGTTGATACAGATTACTCCTTGTACGGAATTGATGAAATTTTAGCCTTCTCTATTTTAAATGTCTATGGTTCAATTGGTTTTACTAATTATGGATATATTGATAAATTAAAACCAGGTATTTTAGGAGAAATTGATGCTAAGGGAAAAGGTGAAGGATGTTGTCAAACATTTATGGATGATTTAATAGGAGCGATTGCAGCGGCAGCGGCTAGTCGTATCGCGCATCGTCGGGTAGGAAAAGCTGAAGTTGAATAA
- a CDS encoding glucose-6-phosphate isomerase, giving the protein MGKFLSFNYENASSFVASHELEYAKELVQVLHNRIHEQTGAGNDFLGWVDLPENYDKDEFARIQQAAAKIQSDSDVLLVIGIGGSYLGARAAIEALNNHFYNLQNKEERKAPQIIFVGHHISSTYVQELVDYLQDKTFSINVISKSGTTTEPAIAFRVFKKLLIEKVGREEANKRIYATTDAAKGALKTLATSEGYESFIVPDNVGGRFSVLTAVGLLPIAVSGVNIEEMMRGANDARVEYANPNLAENEAYQYAVIRNALYSKGKTIEMLINYEPSLLYFNEWWKQLFGESEGKDQKGIFPAAASFSTDLHSMGQYIQEGRRDIFETVINVAKPKFEVTLEAEETDLDGLNYLSGKTIDFVNKKAFQGTLLAHVDGGVPNLIVDVPELSAYSFGYLVYFFEKACAMSGYILGVNPFDQPGVEAYKKNMFALLGKPGNEELKAQLEARLK; this is encoded by the coding sequence ATGGGAAAATTCTTATCATTTAACTATGAAAATGCATCTTCATTCGTTGCATCACATGAATTAGAATATGCAAAAGAATTAGTACAAGTATTACACAATCGTATTCATGAACAAACAGGTGCAGGAAATGATTTTTTAGGATGGGTTGACTTACCTGAAAATTATGATAAAGATGAGTTTGCTCGTATTCAACAAGCAGCAGCTAAAATTCAATCTGATTCAGATGTTTTATTAGTTATCGGAATCGGTGGATCTTACCTTGGAGCGCGCGCTGCAATTGAAGCATTAAACAACCATTTCTATAATTTACAAAATAAAGAAGAACGTAAAGCTCCACAAATCATTTTTGTTGGACATCATATTTCTTCAACGTATGTTCAAGAGTTAGTGGATTACTTACAAGATAAAACTTTCTCAATTAATGTTATTTCTAAATCTGGTACAACAACTGAACCTGCTATCGCTTTCCGCGTATTTAAAAAATTATTAATTGAAAAAGTTGGACGTGAAGAAGCAAATAAGCGTATTTACGCAACAACTGATGCAGCTAAAGGTGCTTTAAAAACTTTAGCGACGAGCGAAGGATATGAGTCATTCATCGTTCCAGATAATGTTGGTGGACGTTTCTCAGTTTTAACAGCTGTAGGTTTATTACCAATTGCTGTAAGTGGTGTTAACATTGAAGAAATGATGCGTGGAGCAAATGATGCGCGTGTTGAATATGCTAATCCAAATTTAGCTGAAAATGAAGCATATCAATATGCTGTTATTCGTAATGCATTATACTCAAAAGGTAAAACAATTGAGATGTTAATTAACTATGAACCATCATTATTATACTTCAATGAATGGTGGAAACAATTATTCGGAGAATCTGAAGGTAAAGATCAAAAAGGTATTTTCCCTGCTGCAGCGTCATTCTCAACAGATTTACATTCAATGGGACAATATATTCAAGAAGGACGTCGCGATATCTTTGAAACAGTTATCAATGTTGCTAAGCCGAAATTTGAAGTAACACTTGAAGCTGAAGAAACAGATTTAGATGGATTAAACTATTTATCAGGAAAAACAATCGACTTCGTTAATAAAAAAGCATTCCAAGGAACATTATTAGCTCATGTTGATGGTGGAGTTCCAAATTTAATTGTTGATGTTCCTGAATTATCAGCATATAGTTTTGGATACTTAGTTTACTTCTTTGAAAAAGCTTGTGCAATGAGTGGATATATCTTAGGTGTTAATCCATTTGATCAACCAGGAGTAGAAGCGTACAAGAAAAATATGTTTGCTTTACTCGGAAAACCAGGTAACGAAGAATTAAAAGCTCAGTTAGAAGCTCGTTTAAAATAA
- a CDS encoding CvfD/Ygs/GSP13 family RNA-binding post-transcriptional regulator, with protein MKIKEGSIVRGKVTGIQPYGAFVQLSEDCNGLIHISELSDGYVKDIRDFVHIGEFIDVKVLKFNSESLQARLSLRGVANNNYRYNRMKASDFETSNGFAPLAQQLPIWIRDSLEKIARVNKED; from the coding sequence ATGAAAATCAAGGAAGGGAGTATCGTACGAGGAAAAGTTACAGGTATCCAGCCTTATGGAGCGTTCGTTCAATTGAGTGAAGATTGTAATGGTTTAATTCATATCTCGGAGTTGTCGGACGGATATGTTAAAGATATTCGTGATTTTGTTCATATTGGGGAATTTATTGATGTAAAAGTTCTTAAATTTAATTCTGAATCTTTACAAGCACGATTAAGTTTAAGAGGTGTTGCTAATAATAATTACCGGTATAATCGTATGAAGGCATCTGACTTTGAGACATCAAATGGATTTGCACCACTAGCACAACAATTACCCATTTGGATTCGAGATTCACTCGAGAAAATTGCAAGGGTTAACAAGGAGGATTAG
- a CDS encoding divergent PAP2 family protein, translating into MWFNYALEAAILANLLAQIVKVPIRVLTKKEWSPRLLISTGGMPSSHSAFVSALATAVGVTDGIHSTTFAISFCFAAVVIFDAMGIRRHAGQHAAMLNQLLDDLMKNGDFSIFQNPSYQKRFKELLGHEPLETFAGTLFGIFIAFVYAMMIGII; encoded by the coding sequence GTGTGGTTCAATTATGCACTCGAAGCAGCCATATTAGCTAATTTATTGGCACAAATCGTCAAAGTACCAATTCGTGTTCTTACGAAAAAAGAATGGAGTCCACGCTTATTAATCTCAACAGGTGGTATGCCAAGTTCACATTCAGCATTTGTGTCTGCCTTAGCAACGGCAGTTGGAGTGACAGACGGTATACATTCCACAACATTTGCTATCTCATTTTGTTTTGCAGCTGTGGTTATTTTTGATGCCATGGGAATTCGTCGCCATGCGGGTCAACATGCTGCTATGTTAAATCAGTTATTAGATGATTTAATGAAAAATGGTGATTTTTCAATTTTTCAAAATCCAAGTTACCAAAAAAGATTCAAAGAGTTACTGGGACATGAGCCTCTTGAAACATTTGCGGGAACATTATTTGGGATTTTTATTGCTTTTGTATACGCTATGATGATAGGTATTATTTAA
- a CDS encoding M18 family aminopeptidase, with protein MKKQAALELIDFLYDSPTAFHSVLTIKDFLNEYGYTELKESDAWNLKSEGKYYVTKNDSALIAFEVGTGDILESGIKMIGAHTDSPGFRIKGNPEITAEGAYLKLNTEVYGGPILHTWFDRPLGLAGKVTVRGVNVLKPETKLVNINKPLLIIPSLAIHMNRQVNEGFAINAQKDTLPLVGLVNETFKKDGYLLNLLAEELDVSVTDIMGFDLGLYEIDKGMLVGANEEFISSGRLDDMWMVYAGLKGLVDSPTTAATKMMVCLDNEETGSLTAQGAASNLHLNVVERIILALGHDREGVHRTLANSMMISADLAHAVHPNVGEKHDPTNRPILGKGPVLKTAASGSYSTDSYCAAVFEGLCQEAGVPYQKFYNRSDVRGGTTIGPVTASRLNIPVIDMGAPLLGMHSIRELASVEDHDFTVKLFTTFFSL; from the coding sequence ATGAAAAAACAGGCCGCATTAGAATTAATTGATTTTTTATATGATAGTCCAACCGCTTTTCATAGTGTTTTAACTATTAAAGATTTTTTAAATGAATATGGATATACTGAATTAAAAGAATCGGATGCATGGAACTTAAAATCAGAAGGTAAATATTATGTAACCAAAAATGATTCTGCCTTAATTGCATTTGAAGTTGGAACAGGAGATATTTTAGAGTCTGGGATCAAGATGATTGGTGCACATACTGATTCACCTGGTTTTAGAATTAAAGGTAATCCTGAAATAACAGCAGAAGGAGCTTATTTAAAGTTAAATACTGAAGTATATGGAGGGCCAATTTTACATACATGGTTTGACCGTCCACTTGGATTAGCAGGGAAAGTGACAGTACGTGGTGTTAATGTGCTTAAGCCTGAAACAAAATTAGTAAATATTAATAAGCCATTATTAATTATTCCTAGTCTTGCCATTCATATGAATCGACAAGTAAATGAGGGGTTCGCAATCAATGCACAAAAGGATACATTACCTTTAGTTGGGTTAGTGAATGAGACATTTAAAAAAGACGGATATTTATTAAACTTATTAGCAGAAGAATTAGATGTTTCTGTTACAGATATTATGGGATTTGATTTAGGTTTATATGAGATTGATAAAGGAATGTTAGTAGGAGCAAATGAGGAGTTTATTTCTTCAGGCCGTCTAGATGATATGTGGATGGTCTATGCAGGACTTAAAGGGTTAGTTGATAGTCCTACAACAGCTGCAACTAAGATGATGGTGTGTTTAGATAATGAAGAGACTGGAAGTTTAACTGCTCAAGGCGCAGCATCTAATTTACACTTAAATGTTGTAGAGCGTATTATTTTAGCACTTGGTCATGATCGTGAAGGGGTTCACCGTACACTTGCTAATTCGATGATGATTTCGGCTGACTTAGCACATGCGGTGCATCCAAATGTGGGTGAAAAGCATGATCCAACAAATCGTCCTATTTTAGGAAAAGGTCCTGTTTTAAAAACAGCAGCATCTGGTTCATATAGTACGGATAGTTACTGTGCGGCAGTATTTGAGGGGTTATGTCAAGAGGCTGGTGTGCCTTATCAAAAATTCTATAATCGTTCGGATGTACGTGGTGGGACAACAATTGGACCAGTAACGGCTTCTCGATTAAATATTCCTGTGATTGATATGGGGGCTCCACTTTTAGGGATGCACTCGATTCGTGAATTAGCATCAGTTGAAGATCATGATTTTACGGTTAAATTATTTACAACATTCTTTAGTTTATAA
- a CDS encoding NAD(P)/FAD-dependent oxidoreductase encodes MAEQIFDLTIIGGGPVGIYGAFYAGMHGMSIKIIDALPELGGQLAALYPEKYIYDLPGHPKIKAGEMVEQLLTQMNQYQDKIDIVTNTTVETVEKLEDGTFKICTNQECHYSRSVIITAGNGAFTPRQLDVPNADDFNNIHYFVSSMDRFKGKDVIIFGGGDSAVDWALMLEGVAKTVKIVHRRDDFRAHAASVDRLKSSTVEILTPYVAKSLLGENNQVTAVELTNLTTNATEKVNANEVIVLFGFISSLGPIKDWDLELDKNALCVNHRQQTSVSGIYAAGDACTFDGKIKMITTGFGEMVVAINAAIQYAYPEKVHRHKHSSALVK; translated from the coding sequence ATGGCAGAACAAATTTTTGATTTAACAATTATCGGTGGAGGACCGGTTGGAATTTATGGAGCCTTTTATGCTGGGATGCATGGAATGAGCATTAAAATTATAGATGCACTTCCTGAGCTTGGGGGGCAATTAGCGGCATTATATCCTGAAAAATACATCTATGATTTACCAGGTCATCCTAAAATTAAAGCAGGAGAAATGGTAGAACAATTATTAACTCAGATGAATCAATACCAAGATAAAATTGATATTGTAACAAACACGACAGTAGAAACAGTTGAAAAATTAGAAGATGGAACATTTAAAATTTGTACGAATCAAGAGTGCCATTATTCACGCTCTGTGATTATCACAGCTGGAAACGGAGCCTTTACACCACGTCAATTAGATGTACCAAATGCAGATGATTTTAATAATATTCATTATTTTGTTTCAAGTATGGATCGTTTTAAAGGGAAAGATGTCATCATTTTTGGTGGTGGCGATTCGGCAGTAGATTGGGCCTTAATGCTTGAGGGTGTTGCAAAAACAGTAAAAATTGTACACCGTCGTGATGATTTTAGAGCCCATGCTGCTAGTGTTGATCGATTAAAATCATCTACGGTTGAGATTTTAACGCCATATGTTGCAAAAAGTTTACTAGGTGAAAATAATCAAGTAACTGCTGTTGAGTTAACAAACTTGACAACAAATGCAACAGAAAAAGTAAATGCAAATGAAGTCATTGTTTTATTTGGATTTATTTCGTCACTTGGACCAATTAAAGATTGGGATTTAGAACTTGATAAAAATGCTTTATGTGTTAATCATCGTCAGCAGACAAGTGTTTCAGGAATTTATGCAGCGGGAGATGCTTGTACGTTCGATGGAAAAATTAAAATGATTACCACTGGATTTGGCGAAATGGTAGTTGCTATTAATGCTGCTATCCAATATGCTTATCCAGAAAAAGTTCATCGTCATAAACATAGCTCAGCTCTTGTTAAATAA
- a CDS encoding NifU family protein, translating into MNETEKQIVEILEKLRPYLQRDGGDVEYIKFEDGIVYVRMLGACVGCASMDSTLKDGIEQILLEEVPGVIGVENVDEF; encoded by the coding sequence GTGAACGAAACAGAAAAACAAATCGTTGAGATTCTTGAAAAGTTAAGACCCTATTTACAACGTGATGGTGGCGATGTTGAATACATTAAATTTGAAGATGGAATCGTTTATGTTCGAATGCTAGGAGCATGTGTTGGATGTGCTTCAATGGATTCAACATTAAAAGATGGAATTGAGCAAATTTTATTAGAAGAAGTTCCTGGTGTTATCGGCGTTGAAAATGTAGATGAATTTTAA
- a CDS encoding N-acetylmuramoyl-L-alanine amidase, whose amino-acid sequence MKKSILLMLFILVLFLSFIPVIMGKYNSDIDGGSEGKLTIILDAGHGGKDGGALSASGIVEKEIVLSVTKKVEDYLKLQGFNVILTRDGDYDLAATDAKKRKQQDLNKRVQIMNENSNAIAISIHANAITNSKWTGAQTFYDPKKVENKKLATAIMMSMKSNLEGTTTREPKSISSLFILKNSNIPTALVEIGFLSNPEEADLLNTESYQDQIAYSIYEGILYYIDNPNMIVE is encoded by the coding sequence ATGAAGAAAAGTATTTTACTAATGCTCTTTATACTAGTTTTATTTCTAAGTTTTATTCCAGTCATAATGGGGAAGTATAATAGTGATATTGATGGAGGAAGTGAAGGGAAACTAACCATTATTTTGGATGCGGGACATGGTGGGAAAGATGGAGGAGCATTGTCTGCTAGCGGTATAGTTGAAAAAGAAATTGTACTATCTGTTACAAAAAAGGTCGAAGACTATTTGAAATTGCAAGGATTTAATGTTATTCTAACCAGAGATGGAGATTATGATTTGGCTGCTACCGATGCTAAGAAGCGTAAGCAACAAGATTTGAATAAAAGAGTTCAAATTATGAATGAAAATTCAAATGCCATTGCTATTTCAATTCATGCTAATGCTATTACAAATAGTAAGTGGACTGGGGCTCAAACCTTTTATGATCCGAAAAAGGTTGAAAATAAAAAATTGGCAACTGCCATTATGATGAGTATGAAGTCTAATTTAGAAGGAACAACGACTCGTGAACCAAAATCAATTTCGAGTTTATTTATTTTAAAAAACTCAAATATTCCTACTGCATTAGTAGAGATTGGGTTCCTTTCTAATCCTGAAGAGGCGGATTTGCTGAATACTGAAAGTTATCAAGATCAAATTGCCTATTCCATTTATGAAGGAATATTATATTATATTGATAATCCTAATATGATTGTTGAGTAG
- the cysE gene encoding serine O-acetyltransferase, translated as MREYFQSIKKRDPAARNILQIILTYPGVHAVFWYRIAHFIYTHHFKLVAEWIMFCVRCTINIEIHPAAIIGKRLFIDHGTGVVIGATSIIGNDVTMYHGVTLGGVGRGGINGKRHPTVEDGVTIGAGAKILGDITLGEGCIIGANAVVLKDVPPYSTSVGIPSVIKK; from the coding sequence ATGAGGGAGTATTTTCAGTCAATTAAGAAGCGAGATCCAGCGGCAAGAAACATTTTGCAAATTATTTTGACTTATCCGGGTGTTCATGCAGTTTTTTGGTATCGAATTGCTCATTTCATATATACGCATCACTTTAAATTAGTAGCGGAATGGATTATGTTTTGTGTAAGATGTACGATAAACATTGAGATTCATCCAGCTGCAATAATTGGAAAAAGATTGTTTATTGATCATGGAACGGGCGTGGTAATTGGAGCTACAAGTATAATTGGAAATGACGTGACAATGTATCATGGAGTAACATTAGGAGGAGTCGGACGAGGAGGGATTAATGGAAAAAGGCATCCAACGGTTGAAGATGGTGTAACAATTGGGGCAGGTGCTAAAATTTTAGGTGATATTACATTAGGAGAAGGATGTATTATAGGAGCGAATGCTGTTGTGTTAAAAGATGTACCACCTTATTCGACTTCAGTTGGAATTCCAAGTGTTATCAAAAAATAG